One Micromonospora sp. WMMD812 genomic window carries:
- a CDS encoding winged helix-turn-helix transcriptional regulator, with the protein MRRDELADADCGIAQALGVLGDWWTFLIVRDVAGGTTRFDALQRELGVSRRALTERLAALVGHGVLERRPYSQHPPRYDYVLTRKGEGLLPVLIALQDWGTRHLTGDGELTATATPASAEARRAHDLVGRRLPDVALPGTDGRPVAPVGPDAWSVLYFFPGAYAPGAGGYPPGWEDIPGARGCTLESTTYAGRYADFRAAGVEVRGVSTQRPDQLADFVAYARLPFPLLSDQDGRLGAGLLLPTFRAGGVARFKRLTLLVDPGAVVRAVQFPVTDPAGSVDEMLDLVRRRVPA; encoded by the coding sequence GTGCGGCGGGACGAACTCGCCGACGCGGACTGCGGCATCGCGCAGGCGCTCGGCGTGCTGGGCGACTGGTGGACGTTCCTGATCGTGCGGGACGTCGCCGGTGGTACGACCCGGTTCGACGCGCTCCAGCGGGAGCTGGGTGTCAGCCGGCGCGCGCTCACCGAGCGGCTCGCCGCGCTGGTCGGGCACGGCGTGCTGGAACGTCGGCCGTACTCGCAGCACCCGCCTCGCTACGACTACGTGCTCACCCGCAAGGGCGAGGGGCTGCTGCCGGTGCTCATCGCGCTGCAGGACTGGGGCACCCGGCACCTGACGGGCGACGGGGAACTCACCGCGACCGCGACCCCGGCCTCCGCGGAGGCGCGGCGGGCGCACGACCTGGTGGGTCGGCGGCTGCCGGACGTCGCGCTGCCCGGGACCGACGGGCGGCCCGTCGCGCCGGTCGGTCCGGACGCCTGGAGTGTCCTCTACTTCTTCCCCGGCGCGTACGCTCCCGGCGCCGGTGGGTACCCGCCGGGCTGGGAGGACATCCCGGGCGCTCGGGGCTGCACCCTGGAGTCGACCACGTACGCCGGCCGGTACGCGGACTTCCGGGCCGCCGGCGTGGAGGTCCGCGGCGTGAGCACGCAGCGGCCGGACCAGCTCGCCGACTTCGTGGCGTACGCCCGGCTGCCGTTCCCGCTGCTGTCCGACCAGGACGGCCGCCTCGGCGCGGGGTTGCTGCTGCCCACCTTCCGGGCGGGCGGGGTGGCGCGGTTCAAGCGGTTGACCCTGCTGGTCGACCCGGGCGCGGTGGTCCGGGCGGTCCAGTTTCCGGTGACCGACCCGGCCGGGTCGGTGGACGAGATGCTCGACCTGGTCCGTCGTCGCGTACCGGCCTGA